The genomic window ATATAACAGCTACGCGCCGATGGTTGCGCCCAGCAACCCCAGCGTGGTCTATAAACTTGCGCCAGCGGACGGTGCAGCGGATCAAACGGTGCTGGCGCGCAGCACCGATGGCGGCGCTACCTGGCGCACGTTCGCGCTGCCATCGGTAAACGGGGGCAATGCTGTGCCTGTGGTGGTCTTCGTCAGCCCGCTGAACCCGCAGGATGTCTTTCTGACGGTGCGCGTCGAGCTTCCCTTCACGACGCCTGGGTTCCAGCCATGCCCGCAGTCTGTAACAGTCGGCGGGCTGAGCAGCTACGCGGCTTTGTCTGGCGGCCCTTCGCTCTGCGCTGTGGAGTTTGTGAGCAAGGACGGCGGGGAGCATTGGAGCCAGGCGCATCTGCCAGCGTCGGCTGCTCCTGCCGCGCTGGGGGATAGCTCTGGTTATATTTTCTTAGACTCTGTTCTGTTTAGCAACGGCGCGACGGTCTTCCAGGTGCAAGGGAACCGCCTCTATTCAGCGACCAATGTTGAGCCGGGCGCTTCTCCGAACGCTCCTGAGGCTCAATCTACCGGGACCATCCGTATTGTTGTCAGCACCGATGGCGGCCTTAACTGGAGTTACGCAGATAAGGCGCTGGCGTCAAGGGGGCAGAGCATTTGCGATTATACTGCGGCCCCCACTGGCTCAACCCTGTTCGCCGTTACTTCTGCTGGCTGCAACAGTGAAATCGCGTCGCCCCCGTTCCTCTGGCGCAGCGATGACGCTGGCGCGCATTGGACAGAGGTGGGAAAGCTTCCTGGTGATGTGGAGATGGGGATGATCGCCGTCAGTCGTGGCAATGGACAAATGCCCCTGCTCTATGTCAACACGGCCCAGGAGACCTGCACCGTCAGCCCGTACCTCTCCAGGCCAAAAGCAGGTGGGTGTAGTATTGATACCTCGCCCGCCAATTTGCGGGTCAGCGCCGATGGCGGCAAGACCTGGAGGGCTGCGCCCACAAAGGGCTTCCCGACGACGCAGCCAGGCGACAGGCTCCAGAATCCCGGCGCGCCGCTGGGGGCGCTGGGCGATGGGTCTGTCCTCTTCCTTGCTCGCTCTGCGCAGGGTTTCGACAGCTTTTATACCTGGAAATCTGGTGATGCTTCCTGGCATCAGGTGGGGCCGGGCTTCAACAACGTCAGCAGCGCCTTTGTGGTCCCTGGCACGCGGAATACTGTTTGTGTGGTGACGGGGTATCAATCTGACTACACGGTTCACACGTTTACCATCTAGCCCTCTGCGCGCGCAGCGCGGGCAAGGGTAATGCCATATCCGCTTACAGAGCAGCGTTTTACTGGCTGCGCCGCCTTCCAGGCGGCTAAGAACGCCTCGCAAAACGCTGACGGCGCAGCAGTGTTCACTTGTAGCGCCGCCTTCCAGGCGGCGCTACAAGGAGGCGCCTGGCCCACTGAGGTTGTATGAGGCGCTCTAAGCGTCAGGCCGCCTGGAAGGCGGCGCTGTGTGTGGCGTCCGCGAGCATTCAACGGGATATGGTATCATAATCAATCATACATGCTGCCATGAGAGTCTACTACCGACATACTCACCATAGGGAATAGAAAGCAAAGAGGTTATTGATGGGGTATGTTGCTCAAAAACTCGCGCGTGGCTTCTGCCTGATTGGCCTGTTTCTTCTGCCCCTGGTTATTGGCGCTTGCGCTCCGTACCAGTCAGGGAACGCGACGGCAGCGAACGCCACAGGTACGGCTTCAGCAAACAAAGCAGATTGTAAACAATGGAGCAAGGTTGCCAATCCGGTCCTGCCGGGCAAGCAGAACCAATTCAATGCCGTGGCGGCTGTCTCGGCACAGAATATCTGGGTGGTGGGCAGCGGCGCGAGTACCCATCAAGATCAGGCGCTCATTGAGCATTGGAACGGTACGCGCTGGAGTGTCGTTGTCAACCCGGAGGTGGGATCGGTCGCGCTGAATGGGATTGCTGCGCTTTCAGCGAAGGACATCTGGGCCGTGGGCAGCGCCTCAGCCCAGCCGTTCATCGAGCATTGGAACGGCTCGGCCTGGCAGGTAGTCCAGAGCGCCTCAGTTCCTGGGACGCAAAGTACCCTGAGCGCAGTGGCTGCGCTCTCTGCTGCGAATGCCTGGGCCGTGGGACATTTCTTTGCCTCCCAGGATAGCCCTTCTCACGCGCTGATCGAACATTGGGATGGGAAAAGCTGGAGCATTGTCCAGAATCCAGATTTAGGGGCGCTATCCAGTGATCTGGAGAGTATCGCTGCTAGCTCTGCCAGCGACATCTGGGCGGTGGGAAGCTCTGCTCCTGATAAGGGCTTCTCCTCGAACTTGATCGAACATTGGGATGGGAAAAGCTGGAAGGTGGTCCAGAGTCCGAACCCAGGCGATTTCAGCGATTCGCTGAGCGCGGTGGCAGCGGTTTCTGCCAGTGATGCCTGGGCGGTAGGGGAATATGCCGCCAGAAATACTCCTGGAGCGGTGCTGCTGGCCGAGCATTGGGATGGGAAGACGTGGAGCGTCGCGTCTATCGGCGGTCCTGAAGCCAAACTAAGCTGGCTGGAAGGGCTGGCGGTTCTTTCTTCCGACGATGTGTGGGCGGTGGGAGACTATAAGGACTACAATACCCGGCTGACTCAGGCGTTTGCCGAACATTGGGATGGAAGCCAATGGAACCTGGATTTTCATCCACCAACCTACCGTGACCCTGACAACGGGGATGATCATATTGTGAATGCTGTGGCTGCTGCTGACGCGCGCAGTATCTGGGCGGTGGGAACGCTCGTTAACCCCAATAATGGCAGCCAGCCACCCATAGGCGATTCCAATAGCAAAGCCGTTGCGCAGCCGCTGACCCTGTTTCGCTGTCCCTGACGCGCTTGTCAACTCTGGCTCTTGTTGTCTTTATGTTTCGGTCAGCGGCGGCGCGCTCTTTACGCCAATGGCGGTGAACTCCATGCTGGCGAGCAGATAGTCGCGCTGGCGCGGCAGTTCCTCCATCTGGCGCAGCGCGTCGTCGAAGTCTTCTGGCGAGATCAGGTTGTGCTGGAGGAAGAAGCTACGGCTCGGCTGCATAAGCTGCGCCAGATTATTTGCCATACCGCCAGCCGCGCTCGCCGCCTGGGTGTCGTCTGCCGTCTGGCAGGTGGCAGAGGCCAGCAGGTGGACGGGCAAAAAGCCCGCCTGGCGAAAGAGCGCAAAGAGCTTGCGCCCGATCAACACGTCGGGCCAGCCATAGCGCCGGGCTGCTGCGGCAAGCTCCAGCAGCCGTGCCTCGCCGTCGTTGGGCGGATAGACCGCGCGCGCCCCCCAGTCTGGCTCAAAAGCAATGGCATAGCCGCCGAGAGCGACGACGCGGTGCATCTCGCCGACCACCGCCAGCGGGGTGTCCTGGTGCATCAGCACATAGCGGCAGATGGCAAGGTCGAAGGAGCGCGTAGGATAGGGGAGCGAGGCGGCGTCCTGGCGCTCGAAGCGGATGCGCCCTTGCGGGCAGCGTTTTCGCGCTGCTGCCAGCAGGCGCTCGTCCAGATCAATCGCCGTGATCTGCGCGTCCGGCAGCGCCTCTGCCAGATGGCAGGTGAGGACGCCTGTGCCGCAGCCTGGCTCCAGCACGCGCGGCCTGGGCGGCAGGGCGCAGCGCGCCAGCGCCCGGCGCAGCGCGTCGTCCACGCCTGGCTGCTGCGCCTCCAGGCGGGCGATCTCTTCTGGATTCTGGCTGCCAAGATAGGAATGTATCATCGCGGTGAGTTACCCCTTGCCCACCCTCGCCAGTCAGTCTTGCCCAACACGCGGTAGTGCAATGTGCAGGGTGCGATGTGCAGGAGTCACAATGCCAGGCATCACATTGACAGGGTATGCTCCTGCTCGCCTCGCCCCGGAGGCTTACCTAGTGCAACTTCGGCAGTTGCCGCCTGTGTTCGCTGCAATTCTAATCTGGCTACCAACTCACGCTTCTGCTATTCCGGGAGGTCCGTTGCCCAATTGGCGGCTTGAATCACCGTATCAATTTCCCGCCGTTGCTTGGCGAGCGCGTCAATCTCATCCCGCAGTTGGGCGACATTGATGGTTGGGATGCGGCGAATTTCCGCCCGACCATAGCGATCAACACGTTCGGAAGCGGCGTCAGCGACGGACCGGAGGATATTTTGATGCAGGGTGATGGCATCGCGGAACGCCAGTGCTTCGGTTAATGTCATGCCCGACTCAAGACGAGTAGTGACATTTGCTTGATTGATTTGGAAGATCAGCGTTTGCAATTGCTTGACCAGTGCTGTCACTTCGGCGCGAAGCTTTGCCGGGTCTTCATGGGGTTTTTCGCCTTCCTGGACCCAGGCGCTGCGCTTCAGGCGATCCTGAAGTTCTGCCAACCGTTTTTGGATGTCTCCTCGCAGAATGAGCGCTTCTGACAATTTCATGCCAGCCCGTCCTCCTTATCGCATGCCCTCAGTAGCGATCTTGCCCAGCAGTTGCCGGGCGATCACCACGCGCTGAATCTGATTAGTTCCCTCGAAGATTTGCGTGACTTTGGCGTCGCGCATATAGCGTTCTACCGGCCAGTCGTGAACATAGCCCGCGCCGCCCAATATCTGCACAGCGTCGGTTGCCACCTGCATGGCGGCGTCGGTGGCAAAGCATTTTGCCAGCGCGGCGTAATAGGTTAGCGCGGGATCGCCCGCGTCGGCTCTGGCCCCCGCCTGATAGACCATCAGCCGTGACGCCTCGACTTTCATCGCCATATCGGCGAGCATGAACTGGACCCCTTGAAACGAGCCAATTGCCCGGCCAAACTGCTGACGCTCCTGGGCGTAGCGCGAGGCGACTTCCAGCGCCGCGCCTGCCAGGCCGGTAGCCGATGCGCCGATGTTAATGCGCCCGCCATCGAGCGACGAGAGGGCGATCTTGAAGCCCTGGCCCTCCTGGCCCAGCCGATTGGCGACGGATACGCGGCAGTTCTCAAAAAGTAATTCGCCGGTGGGCGAGGCGTGCATCCCCATCTTATGTTCCAGCTTGCCAATGCTGAAGCCGGGCGTGTCTTTCTCCACGATGAGGCAGGTGATGCCGCGCGCGCCTGCCGATGGATCGGTCTTGACCATCACGGCGTAGACATCGGCCACGCCCGCGCTTGTGACCCACATTTTAGCGCCGTTGAGGATGTAGCTGTCGCCCTCGCGCCGGGCGCTGGCGGTGAGCGCGGCGGCGTCGGAGCCAGCGCCCGCCTCGCTGAGCGAGAAAGCCCCCAGCAGCCTGCCCGCCGCCATCGGCGCGACCCACCGCTGATGCTGCTCCGCATCGCCGTAGCGATAGATCAGGCTTGTGACCATGTTGTGGACAGAGAGCCAGACCGCCGTTGTCAGGTCGGCGCTCGCCAGTTGCTCGAAGACCACAGCAGCCATCAGGCGGCCCAGGTTCGCGCCGCCGACATCCTCCGGCACGAGCATGCCAGCCAGACCCAGATCGGCCATCTTCGGGAAGAGCGCGGCGGGAAAATGGGCGCTTTCGGCCCACTCCTCGGCATGGGGGGCCAGTTCATGCTGCGCGAACCGTCGCGCCAGATCTTGAATCTCGCGCTGCTCGTCATTGAGCGTGAACATCGTTGTTGTCCCTTCTGAAAGCCAGGTTGATGCAACTAATCTCTCAGGGAGTATATCTGGCCCCTGGGCAGCGCGTCAATCTGAGTGAGCAAGGGATTGGCACAAAGCGGGTTTTGCAGCGCGGCAAGAAGGCAGCGCGTCGGCTAGACGGGCGGAAACTCCTGCTGAAAGGCGCGCAACCTGGCTTCTACATCAATTACAGGCCGGTGCAGCGAGGAGGGCGCGATGATGTTGAGCGAGAGGATTTTGCTGCGAATCTGGCGCAGCGCCTCTTCGTAGCGCGCCGCGTAGTCTTCGCGCTTCCGTCTGTAGGCCGCCTGCGCCCTGGCCCTGGAGAACGCAGGCCGATTCAGCAGCCAGTCGCGCTCACGGCGCAGCGCGGCCAGCAATTGCTCGGCTCGCGCCAGGTCGGCATCTACCTCTCGGCCCAGGTCAAGCTCCTGTGGCAAGAGGTTGTTTTGCTTGAGCAGATGAAAGGCCAGCGCGCGCTCACCGGCATAGGGGTTCTCATCCAGGTCGAGGGGTTTGCCTGCGCCGGGAAGATTATCGAAATCGCCACGCTCCTGGGCGGCGCGGATGTGTTCTTCGATCACGTCTGCCCAGCGTTGGCCGGGCAGCTTCCGTTTCTGCGGCGGGTTTTCATCGGGGGTATGGTTATCCCTGGCGTCGGGAGGTGTACTATTACTGCTCATGGGTACGAGCCTTTCTGGGGCGCTGCTCTCCCCATTGTGACAGGATGGTCATGATGTGATCCTCACAACACGTAATAGCAAAAAAAGCGCGCTTTACTCAAGGGCAGGCAGTGAGGACGCCAACACATGAACAGGATCATTGTCTTTCGGCCAGGCGCGTTGGGCGATACGCTGCTGGCGTTTCCGGCGCTGGCGGCATTGCGCCGCGCGTTTCCAGGGGCCAGGCTGCATGCAATTGGCTCCGCGCCCGCGCTGGCATTGGCGCGTGACGCCGGGCTGGCCGATGAGGTTGGAGCGTTTGATGATCTCTGCTGGGCGGAACTCTTTGCAGAGGACGGTATTCGCTCGGCAGAGGCGCGCCAGATACTCGATGGGGCGCAACTGGCGGTGCTGTGGCTGCGCAACAGCGTTGGCCTGGCGGCGCGCAACCTGCGGGCATTGGGCATTTCTTCGCTGGTGAGCGCGCCGGGCCGCCCGCCGGAAGGAGCGCGCGTCCACGCGGCTGAGTATCTGCTGGAAACGCTTATGCCCATCATCGGCGCTGCGGCGCAGGCCCGTTCTGACGAGCCGCCGCTCACGCTGGCGCAAGAAGCGCGAGCCTGGGCAGAGGGGGAATGGGCGCGGCGCGGTCTGGCGGGCGCGCCCACGCTGGTGATACATCCTGGGAGCGGCGGGCGCGACAAATGCTGGCCGTCGGACCGTTTCGCGGCGCTGGCCGGGCGTTTTATCGCGGCTGGCTGGCGGGCGCTGGTCATCGAAGGGCCAGCCGATGCGGCGCCTGCGTCGGCGGCCCTGGCGGCGCTCCCCGCTGGCCGGGCGCAGCGCGTGGGCGGGTTGGCGCTGCCCCAGCTTGCGGCCTTGCTGGCCCGCGCTGCGCTCTATGTGGGCAACGATTCCGGCGTCAGCCATCTGAGCGCGCTGCTGGGCGCGCCCACGCTGGCCCTCTTTGGCCCCACCGATCCGGCCATCTGGTCGCCGCGAGGGCCGCGTGCGCGTGTAGTCTGGGCGGGCGCTGCTGCGTCTGCTGGCGTGACCCTGCCTCCAATGAGTGCGCTCACTGTGGATAGAGTCTATGACGCTGCGCAGACCCTGCTGCGCTCATGCCACTGAGCGGCCCGATCTGGCTTGTTTGTCCCGACAACATTTGCGCCCGGTTGGCGCGGTCAAGATGCCGACCCAGCCGCGTGATGCTGATGGCAAACAGGAAGAACGCCGGGATCACGACCAGCCGATGCAGCACCGCCAGAGTCCCAGGAGCATAGGTGGTGTTGAGGTAAAACCAGATCTGCACCGGATGACCCATGCCGAAAATGAAGAGGCCAAGCATTGCCAGCCATAATGAATGCCCAATGGCACCGCCCAGGCGCGCCCGCAGCACGAGGATCAGGCAGATCACTAACAGGAGAACGAGGCTGATGCCCAGCCAGATGAATGCCCAGGTTTCGGCAATAAGGTCGAAGCCATAGACGATGAAACTGAGCGCGCCGATGCCCAGCGCCAGGCCAACGGCCATCGGCCAGAGCCGCAGCGACATCCCGCCGTACCTGGGCGCGTTCATCCCTGGGAGATCGTCTGTCAGGCCGGCCAGGCCCATGACAAAGAGAAACATGGCAATAACGACGATGCCCTGATGCAAGAAGGTGGCAGGTTCGAGACTGAGAATCTTTGTTGCTTGCAGCAGTGAATCGAGCAGGTGAGAAAGCGCGAAGGCGAGCGCGCCCATCGAGATGAGGCGAAAGGCGCGCAGGAGTTTTCCTCCCAGCGTGAGTGAAATGGTGGACCAGAGCGTCCAGATAGCAACCAGCAGACCCGCCAGATCGAGTGCTCCGGCGATCTGGAAGG from Ktedonobacterales bacterium includes these protein-coding regions:
- a CDS encoding sialidase family protein, giving the protein MTDEQERPDKMEPLGPAYEALQRRLLDDGARWRAGLPSTERLEQRLHALKNQERAAHFRAAGVKRSGGLRVIHRIKGGYNVFHGRVKAALGGIALAAVVGLFAVLFYGFAGHRAGTAANPGGARTASPTWIVTSFPTSPQYNSYAPMVAPSNPSVVYKLAPADGAADQTVLARSTDGGATWRTFALPSVNGGNAVPVVVFVSPLNPQDVFLTVRVELPFTTPGFQPCPQSVTVGGLSSYAALSGGPSLCAVEFVSKDGGEHWSQAHLPASAAPAALGDSSGYIFLDSVLFSNGATVFQVQGNRLYSATNVEPGASPNAPEAQSTGTIRIVVSTDGGLNWSYADKALASRGQSICDYTAAPTGSTLFAVTSAGCNSEIASPPFLWRSDDAGAHWTEVGKLPGDVEMGMIAVSRGNGQMPLLYVNTAQETCTVSPYLSRPKAGGCSIDTSPANLRVSADGGKTWRAAPTKGFPTTQPGDRLQNPGAPLGALGDGSVLFLARSAQGFDSFYTWKSGDASWHQVGPGFNNVSSAFVVPGTRNTVCVVTGYQSDYTVHTFTI
- a CDS encoding methyltransferase domain-containing protein encodes the protein MIHSYLGSQNPEEIARLEAQQPGVDDALRRALARCALPPRPRVLEPGCGTGVLTCHLAEALPDAQITAIDLDERLLAAARKRCPQGRIRFERQDAASLPYPTRSFDLAICRYVLMHQDTPLAVVGEMHRVVALGGYAIAFEPDWGARAVYPPNDGEARLLELAAAARRYGWPDVLIGRKLFALFRQAGFLPVHLLASATCQTADDTQAASAAGGMANNLAQLMQPSRSFFLQHNLISPEDFDDALRQMEELPRQRDYLLASMEFTAIGVKSAPPLTET
- a CDS encoding acyl-CoA dehydrogenase family protein, whose amino-acid sequence is MFTLNDEQREIQDLARRFAQHELAPHAEEWAESAHFPAALFPKMADLGLAGMLVPEDVGGANLGRLMAAVVFEQLASADLTTAVWLSVHNMVTSLIYRYGDAEQHQRWVAPMAAGRLLGAFSLSEAGAGSDAAALTASARREGDSYILNGAKMWVTSAGVADVYAVMVKTDPSAGARGITCLIVEKDTPGFSIGKLEHKMGMHASPTGELLFENCRVSVANRLGQEGQGFKIALSSLDGGRINIGASATGLAGAALEVASRYAQERQQFGRAIGSFQGVQFMLADMAMKVEASRLMVYQAGARADAGDPALTYYAALAKCFATDAAMQVATDAVQILGGAGYVHDWPVERYMRDAKVTQIFEGTNQIQRVVIARQLLGKIATEGMR
- a CDS encoding glycosyltransferase family 9 protein; this encodes MNRIIVFRPGALGDTLLAFPALAALRRAFPGARLHAIGSAPALALARDAGLADEVGAFDDLCWAELFAEDGIRSAEARQILDGAQLAVLWLRNSVGLAARNLRALGISSLVSAPGRPPEGARVHAAEYLLETLMPIIGAAAQARSDEPPLTLAQEARAWAEGEWARRGLAGAPTLVIHPGSGGRDKCWPSDRFAALAGRFIAAGWRALVIEGPADAAPASAALAALPAGRAQRVGGLALPQLAALLARAALYVGNDSGVSHLSALLGAPTLALFGPTDPAIWSPRGPRARVVWAGAAASAGVTLPPMSALTVDRVYDAAQTLLRSCH
- a CDS encoding DIP1984 family protein: MKLSEALILRGDIQKRLAELQDRLKRSAWVQEGEKPHEDPAKLRAEVTALVKQLQTLIFQINQANVTTRLESGMTLTEALAFRDAITLHQNILRSVADAASERVDRYGRAEIRRIPTINVAQLRDEIDALAKQRREIDTVIQAANWATDLPE
- a CDS encoding DnaJ family domain-containing protein — its product is MSSNSTPPDARDNHTPDENPPQKRKLPGQRWADVIEEHIRAAQERGDFDNLPGAGKPLDLDENPYAGERALAFHLLKQNNLLPQELDLGREVDADLARAEQLLAALRRERDWLLNRPAFSRARAQAAYRRKREDYAARYEEALRQIRSKILSLNIIAPSSLHRPVIDVEARLRAFQQEFPPV